From the genome of Arvicola amphibius chromosome 9, mArvAmp1.2, whole genome shotgun sequence:
GGATGACTACACGGATGACCCCACCATCTCTCTTCTGACGGGCACTGAACCCCCCAAAGCCAAGGATCCCACTGTCTCCTAGACGTCCCAGGAGTTGTCAGGATGGTTTGTGGCTGACGCCCAACCTACCCCTAGGACATAGCTGGTCCTAGGGAGACAAGACAGTTGCAGTCCAGGGCATCCTAGGTCAAGTCACCACAACCCCAGTGGAACACAGATGGGGTGTGAGCCTGGGCAGTACTTCAGGTCAAGAGGACGGTCTTGAGGGCCGCATACCTGCTGCCTTTACACAGTCCCAGGTCTACTGTCTGCATCGGACCTTCACAGCCACACTTGGACTGATCCTGCAGGTTGttcataaaattgtattttggATTTTTACATGAGAGTCCCCTTTAGCccttcacaaataaataaataaatatatatatatacacacacgcacacatacagatGGACAGATGATAAACAGACAGGTTCTACTGTGTTTCCTCCTGCCCTAAGGGATACAAAAGGTGGTGATATAGGCTAGAAGCCCAGAATGCACTACGTGCCATCTTGGGGAAATAAATATAGACACCTGTGATACCCCTAGGCCCACTTGATGCCATAGAACTAGTATCTGCTcacaattttgttgtttttgttttggggggggtaGGTTTGGGCGGGGGGGGTGTTCaaaataaggtttctctgtgtagcactggctctcctgtcctggaactcactctgtagaccaagctagccttgaactcacagagatccacctgcctctgcctcccaagtactgggattaaaggtgtgcgccaccacctggctcacgtTGTCAGTAGTGCCCCTCCCCAATTCCAAGGTGTATCCATTCAAATGTTCTGCGTAGCATCCTGGACATATTGGCAGAGCCGGGCTGCCACATCTGTCAGGTACTGGACTGGTTTGAGACTTGCTCCTGACGTCTTCTTGGAGTGTGAGAAGACAGGTGGAAATGGCCTCACAGGTGGCTTGTGACCGGCTGTGGCGCAAACCCTGTGTCCTGAGGCAGCTGAGATCACAGTCTACCCTGCATAGCGCTAGATAGCCACGTAACTACAAGTTTAAAGTCTATAGCCTGGCAGATTCTGGCAGCTGACAAGCACTGACCCACTGAGTTAAGGATTAGGACTCTCGATTGCCAATAAAAGTCCTCTCTCCAATGTAGCAGGTTCCAGAACTTGGAGGCAAAGTATCCCTCTGTTCACAGCTGTGTCTTGACAGTAAAAGGTAGTTTGGAAGAGTAGGCTGAGACCAGTCAAGTTTGGCCCCTGTGCAGCACAGCCTAGAGCCACTAGCCCAATTTGTTGAGCTGCCTCACCCCAAGGAGTTGAAACAGATTCTTAAGACACAGTGTGTATAATTCCTGGGCCCCAGCCAGTCAGCATACAAACGCATCTATCTCTATGATGGCCCTGCCTCTAGAGATGACAGATCTAGTGGCGCTGTGGAATCGGGGTGCTTACCAGGAGTCTCATCAACACAAGTGAGCCCTGCATGTCATCTCTTAAACCAGACTCCTCACAAGGGTTCTAGACACAATATAGCCAGCCTGCTAAAGGGTCATCTATTGAGTCCACATAGCTCTGTGCCCTGACCCTGCATGGAGTAAGGGTAGGATAAGAACTCACCAGCCTTTCCTGAACAGTAACCTTGTTCAGCTGCTGTTCTAGGGCCATCACTGCATATGACTGCCTATGTCCTGTCCTGCAGCTGAACAACTTTGTTCACATACTCCATGAGATTGTAGATGGAAACAAATCTTTCCAGCACTATATGCTTAAACTGGAGGTTGAGAATTTCAGTCCCTAAAGCAGAGGCTACATAACACATGTGGGTATCAGTTACCCTCAGCAGTTTCCATGaccccaggaggctgaggaaggtttTTAGACGGCACTTTATTGATGTCCTCGGCCCCTGGTCAGTACAAACTCCCAGCACTGGTTTATACCAGCTGGACTTGGGTGCCATCCCCAAGAGCAGGAGTGGGCCCCATAGGGGCAGAGAGGCCTCCCAGACTAGGAGGAGTGTGCAGGTAGCCAGGAACCCCTCCGGAACTGGCCTAGGTTAGGGAGGGCTGGTCTTTGGCAGTATCTCAGGCCCCCACTGGAGCATCATAGTTGAGCACGTAGTAGTCATGAACATACATGAGCACAGCCACTGGCTGCCCAATGATGAGTGTCAGCCACACAACTGCATTGCCATAGTTTCCTTGGAAGAAGTGGCCCACAAACAAGGCCAGTGGGACCTGAGGACAAATGAGGCTATAGTCAGGTGGGGCCTGGCACAGATACAGGCTAAGGGAAACAAGTGTCAGAgttgctcacctgaatcatcataGCTGTGAATGCCCAGAGGCGGAACATACGCAGGGGAATGCTCACTAGGTACTAGAGTATGGGGAGAAGAGAGGTTAGTGTTTCAGTGGGTGGCCCAGCCTTGTCCAGAGGTGAAGTGGGATATGCCTAAAGCACTGACCTCATGAAAAAAGGCTGAGGCCAGAAACACCCCTGTCCTGGCCAACCATCTGTTGCTGCCCAGTCGGAGCAAAGGCTTGTAGAAGTGTCTGCAGAGCAAGGAAGCCATAGGATGAGGCTAATGCCATAAGGCCCAGGTCCATCCACAACCACACTCCACAGGTGCAAATACCACCCTACCTGCTGCACCACTTATGCACAGGGATATTCCAGTTCTGCCAAAAGTAGGTGACAGACTCAGCATTCCTTGGGGTCAAGAAACAATGGGATAAGCAGAACATGCCATGATCTACCCAGATCCCTAGAGACATACTACTCACCACCAGTCCCGGTAGAACTCGCGGTCTCCAAACTGCATGAGCTCTGCCACAGCATTCAGGCAGGAATGAAAAAGCCAGTAGAAGAAGATGAGCCAGATCAGATGGTTGGGAACCTAGGGGAGACAGGGTTCCATGTTGCAGATTTCCCTCATAACCTTCACACTTATCCCACCGGAGCCTCAGACACTCACCGCCAGCTTCAAGAGCCGCTCAATGATACGTGAATAGTCCATATCCTGTGGAAATAGGCTGCTTCAGCTGGCTGTATCATCTACTCTACCCACTCCTACCTACCACAGTGGAACCTAACCTTACCTTGAAGGGCTTCATGGAGTTCTGGATAGTAGGGACCATCCACTGCAAAGAAAATTCCATTAGTTCTCCTCTGCTGTGCTAAGCCCTACCATACAACCACTCACGGCACTTACCTGCTGGATCAGCCCCACTTGAAGCTGGATGAAAAAGAGCTGAAGgaagaacaaagcagccagctGAGACACCAGTTACACACACCccaagtcctgcccagaccaaCCCTCAAGGCCCAAACCTCACCATCTCAAAAATCCGTCGTAGCAGAAAGCGCTTTCGTATTCGAGGGGACCGAGGAAAGTTGAGTTCATAACACAAAGTAGGAGCAAAAATGAAGTAGTAGAGATCTAGAAGAGAAGGCTGGGTACTAGGATGACATAGCCCTGAGCTTACAGTCCTGCCTCTGAGAACCCCAACCCCACAGCTCACCTCGGTAGTTCAGGTTGTCTGGGTAGCTCACAGTTTGCTGAGCAGCAGCCCCACTGACTTTCTTCCCTGCAGAAACTGCCAGAAAACCAAGACAGCAAGGTGAGCCATGCAGCCCAGACTCAGTCCTATAGGCAAGTTCTAGTCCTGACAGCCTCTTACCAGCTTCGGTCTTGACCCTTCTCTGGCGGCACCACAGGTTGACATCCCGGTAGGAAAAGAGCTTGAGGAAGATGATGGAGTATGACGCCAGGGCAAACAAAGAACCCACTGCAAGATAGGTATCAGCCATGTCTACCCATACACCACAGTTAACACAGGAAAGGTGGGCTTGGCTATGACACCCACATCACATGAACAACCAAAAAGTCAGCTCAACTTGGGCTGGGATGGTTAGGATGGAGGCACACCTGGAGTGATGGACTCAACCAGTAAGGCCACAGCTGCTGGGAAGCAGATGATGGTAGCCAGGTTAACCACATGTAGCAGCAGCCCCATCTGCTCTGTCAGGGCAccctggagagagaaggagagcatTCAACCAGGTCCTCTGCCCTGGGAGAAGACTATCAGGCCTAGTAAGAAGAGCCTATCACAAGCAGACCACGAGTGACTGTAGCAAGGAGGGGGATGGGCACCACTTACCACTGCCAGGCGCTTCTCAATCTGAAATGCAGCCACAGGAAAGATGTTGGATACTGAGGACAGAAGCATCACAGGACAGGTTCAGGCCTTTGTCAGCCTGTTCCCCCACCCATGGCCCTTCTTGGAGTGCAGCTCACCAATAATCAGACATGGGGCGGGCCAGCTGTAGGGGTCcttcagaaacagagaaaccacCTGGATGGGATCTACCAGGATGCCATACCTAGGGGTAGGGCAATGGGGGCCTGAGTAGAGGTGGGCCTCACTGCCTGAGGAGGCAGGGGTGAGGTAAGAGGGGACTTGGAAAAGGTACTCACTTGATGAGGTTCTCTAAAAATAACCTGGCATTACTCAGGATCTGCAAGAGACAATCAGGAGGGTTCAGCCCTATTGGTGCTAAACAGCCCACCTGACCCCAACACCTCTGGCAGTTACCCTTGCCCAGGGTACTGGTCCCTTCAGTGCCTAATTGAGAGACAAGAGGCTACAGAAAGCCCTGAGGACAGGAGAAGCAGCAAAAAGACCCATCAAAACTGAAAAGAACAGGGGTAGGTTTTTCTGTACCAGAGTCAGCTACTCTAGCAATACTCAAAGCTCCATGAGTGTGAGTCCAGCCAGCATAGCTCATCTACAGACTGAGCCTCTAGACTCTAGCCTGAGACTCAGTGTTTggtctccttcctcagccatcttATAAGCACCAATCACAGGCCTGGAGTCACCAACCTGGCCAACTACCCAAACAGAAGCAATGGGCAATACTGACAAGGGAACACTGGTAGAGTTCTTCGCCTGGATGGTCAGAGAAGGCACCATGGAGGTGGTACAGCTAACCAAGGCCTAAAGCTCTGTCCAAGGAAAAGGTGCTGAAAGCCTCAGAAACCTTTCAGAGCACAACAGGATAGAGTCCCTTCCACACTGAATGGCCAAAGAAGCCATGCCTAAAGCAGGAACAGACACTTCTGGGCAAAGGCAATAGGTATCAGATCATATCTGAGTGTTAGAAGCTGGgtgaagccgggcggtagtgcgcctttaatcccagcactcgggaggcagaggcaggtggatctctgtgagtttgagaccagcctggtctacaagagctagttccaggataggctccaaagccacagagaaaccctgtctcgaaaaaccaaaaaaaaaaaaaaaaaaaaaagaagctgggtgATAATAGCCCTTTGCCCTGACCCACCCATTAGGCTGTCCCTTTGAGCCTTGGACTCCAATGGCTTCTGGGGTGGAGATGCATGGCCCCAGTATGAACCAGGCCCTAGAGGCAACAGGTTTGGAAATGGCATAGCACCCCAACTACCAATACCCAAGGTTGAAGGAAAGGGACTAGAAGGCCTACAAAGCAGTAGCTGGTTCTGCCCACATGGCATAGGAAATACATCCTCAAGATTTCTTccatacttttctctttttttaagatttatttatttatcatgtatacagtgttctgtctgtctgtatgctttctgtatgcttgctggctgTGAAcaaatggctgtgaaccaccatgtggttgctgggaattgaaatcaggacctctggaagagcagtcagtgctcttaacctctgagccatctctccagccctcttccatAGTTTTCTAGGGAGGCCATAGAGTgcccctcctcagcctcccagactAGAGAGCAACCTATACTCCCCCCTCCATGTCCCTGATCTCCCATATCACCTGCACAGCCAAGGGGAACCTGAGGACAGCAGAGTATTCAAGAGACTCATTGTCTCTACTACCACTGAACCACCCAGAGCTAGCCTGGGATCCAAGAGAAAGCCAATGTAGCCACTGCAAGGACTGCCCCTGCTTCCATCCAACCAGCCTTCAAAGGGCAGAGCCTGTACCAGGGCAAGGGCACCCTGGAAGGTTCTGCCACACATAGCCTCAGTGAGTCTGTTCCCACATTCCTACTCACCAGCATCACCACACACCAATTCAGGATGCCACGGTAATTGTTGAAACCACTGTCTGAGCTGAACAAAGACTCTTGTAGACGGTGGCACCTAGCAAAAAAAGGAGACAGAATCCTGTCCAGTAAGCAATAACCAGTATGACAGGGAAAAACACATCACGACCAACTCCTGCTTCAGGTGTCTTTTTTACCTAGAGTCCATTACCCATTTACAAACAGGAAGAGGAGCCAGGCAAAGCCATTCCAGAGGCTACATAGCTACTAGAGGAAAAGGTCTCAGAACCACCCAGAGGTCTTTCCCTATAGCAGAAAAATGTTCATCACAAGCAGAAGAGGCTAGCCAGGCCTCCATGGAGTCTGAGCTCCAGAAATCTCCAACTGCAACCAAGCTCTTGGGCCACAAAGATAATCCCGCCTGGGCATGTGTGGACCTATGTGGACCTATTAAGTACTGCTAGGACAGCAAGACAAGATGGAGTCTACCTTGCCCAATCTGCCCATCCCACCTACCACATCACGCACAGAAGAGTCCCCACCATAGCCAGGAAAAGCATCCTCCCTACATTTAGACACAGAGGTCCTTATAACAGCTGGCCTAGTGCCCAGCCTTAATGTACCTTTCTTCTTAGGAGTAATGATTTGGCCCCACGGCCCTCTCATGTTCAGTTCTGTGTCCCTGCCTTTGTTCAGGGGCCATGAGGCAACTACTCGGGCCTGATGAAAACCCTCAGAAACTTCCTACCCACGAAGGCTCTCACCCAGTGACTGGATGCAGAACACCCAAATAGACACTGCTTGTGAAGAAATATACCAGGCCAGGCAGAGGAGCACTGTGAGACTAGGATAAGGACCAGACTTGGTTACAGAACATCCCAGAACCCTCACTCACACCAACTGTGGCTCCACCTTGCCCTTCAGCTGCTGTGCTACCAGGAAGCCACACAGAATTGAGCAAGACATAGATTTTGTAAACAAAGAGGTAg
Proteins encoded in this window:
- the Dgat1 gene encoding diacylglycerol O-acyltransferase 1 — its product is MGDRGGAGGSRRRRNGSRVSVQSGGGPVAAEEEVRDAAVGPDLGAGGDAPARAPAPTPTPDKDKHTDVGDGHWELRCHRLQESLFSSDSGFNNYRGILNWCVVMLILSNARLFLENLIKYGILVDPIQVVSLFLKDPYSWPAPCLIIVSNIFPVAAFQIEKRLAVGALTEQMGLLLHVVNLATIICFPAAVALLVESITPVGSLFALASYSIIFLKLFSYRDVNLWCRQRRVKTEAVSAGKKVSGAAAQQTVSYPDNLNYRDLYYFIFAPTLCYELNFPRSPRIRKRFLLRRIFEMLFFIQLQVGLIQQWMVPTIQNSMKPFKDMDYSRIIERLLKLAVPNHLIWLIFFYWLFHSCLNAVAELMQFGDREFYRDWWNAESVTYFWQNWNIPVHKWCSRHFYKPLLRLGSNRWLARTGVFLASAFFHEYLVSIPLRMFRLWAFTAMMIQVPLALFVGHFFQGNYGNAVVWLTLIIGQPVAVLMYVHDYYVLNYDAPVGA